TCAGCCGCGAGATCTTTCGCGTACTCTGGGAAATTTTGAAGATTCGTAAGAAGTATATTAAGAACTAGCCAGATCCACTCCCGCTACGCATTGGATATTTCCGCCGTTCGTATTCAATAACCCTCATCTAAAGCACACAGAACAAACAGCAACGACCAAAGATTGCATCGTTAGTTTCTCAATATAATCCTGCATTTACGCAGTATTTACATTGAATATACGGTGTGCTATTATGGTTTTTGAATGGGACGATACTAAAAACATCTCAAACAAGAAAAAGCATGGGATTTCATTTGAAAATGCCTTGTTGATTTTTAAGAGCGAGTTTTCAATCGTCTACGACGAATTACACTCTAGCCCATCGGAAGAGCGCTTTTGGGCGATTGGAAGAATCCATGCTGGCTTGATTATTGTGGTATTTACAGAAGTAATTGACGATGTAATTCGCATCATCTCCGCCCGAAAGGCGACACCAAGTGAGATTGAAAAATATGGGTAAAACGAAATCAATAAAAGACGCAATGAAATCTGCCAAGGTAAGCAAACAACCGCAAAAAACCGCAGCTCTGAATGAAGTGGATGTTAAGGTCAGTATTTCAATTCGCTTGGATTTGGATGTTTTGAATTGGTTGAAAGAAGAAGGGGAAAATCAAGGTATCCCTTATCAGACTTTGGCGAATTCAATTTTAAAGAAAGCTTCCAAAGATACTTCACTGGAAGAACGATTGGCAAAGATCGAGAAAGCACTTTCTCTTAAACACGGATAACCACATCCGAATCGGATGCAGCAGTGCGTTTTAGCCGAAATACTGCTTATACCACTCCGCCGTTTTTTGCAGGGCTTGCTCGGCTGACACTTGGGATTGCCATTGCAGTTCGGCTTGGGCCTTTTCGCAATTAAGCAGCCCGTGTTTTGAACCCTTGGTTGTTAGCTCGAATTTCTGAAACGGGTTTCCTAAATACTTTGCTTTAAAAATCTGTGCCGCCTGACCAACCGGTAGCTGATGATCTGCACCCACGCCGAAGTTCCACTCTCCGGAGGCTTGGGGGCCTTTTTCAAGTAAAGCCTGCGCCAATGTCAGCAGAGCGCTGACGCCGTCATCAACGTGCATCCAAGGACGAATGGAATCGGGGTTTTTCAGTGGCAGATCAAGCCCGCCTTGAGCGGCTTGGGCCAGCTGCCAAATCAAACTTTCATTGGCAAAATCTCCGCCACCAATGACGGCTCCCATGCGAGCGGAAGCCAATGCAATTTTATGCTTGTTGTATTTTTCAGGCGCAAAGACACTTTGCAGATAGGATTCTAAAACCAAATCCGTACAGGCCTTCGCTGTTGCCGCGGGTGAGCTTCCTGCCAGTGGATCGGATTCTTTAAGATCCGCACCTGCTTGCGGGCGATAGACTTTATCGGAAGACATCATCACCACAGCACGAACGGTCGCAGTTTCACGCAAAGCTTCTAGGAAGTTAATTGAACCCATCACTTGCGACGAATAAGTGTCGCTGACACGATCCCAGGAATCGCGCAAGCCACCGCCGCCAGCTAAGTGAAAAACCACATCAGCTTGAGAGTATTCCAGCGCCGCCTTTAGCGCAGCAGCGTCGCGCACGTCCCCAAAGGTGGAGTTCATGCCCTGCCCGATATTTGCGACTTCAAAAAAATTTGGATTGGTGGCTGGGGGAAGAGAATATCCAAAAACGAGGGCTCCGGCATTTTTTAAAGCCAAAGCCAGATGACTGCCGCGAAAGCCCGTGTGACCGGTTATGAAAACCCGGCGATCGCGCCAGAAATCAAGATTCATCCGCGAAGACCTTGCTCGACACCTTCAGCTCTGTGAGTGGGATGCACCCACAAAGTTTCATTGCCATCGTAGTTCCAGTAAAAGCCTACTGGGTCGGTATCGTGAATCACCACGCGCAACTTCCCATGGCCTTCGGTGGCTTTCATCTTAAGTAGTGTCTGTGACAAAGACTGCTTATTCAAATTGCCGCCGGACGAAGGAACGCAGTGTTCTTCGTACATGCGCGCCAACAACGAAAGCTCGACTAGGTTGAAAACAGATTCGCGAATAAAATATTTATCAGAGTGAAATGATGACATTTAGATATTCTAAGAAACCCTGAAACCAGGTTCAAGGACTTATTAGCCTGGACCAGCCACAGTTTGCAGATGAATCAGCTTATTGCGCGGTCGTGCCCCGACAAACTCCCCCAAAAACTCCTGAAAGACATTTCCAAAGTTCACATCCGCCAGATAGTACAGGTTTTTGGAGCGCACAAGATAAGGAGTCAGTTCCCGCTCACGAATACGGGTTTCAGCCATGATTTGAATTTGCAACTCATTGGTGGGAATCGTTTCGGGATGCATGGAAAGGCCAGCCTCGGAGCATCGATTGCTAAGTCCTTTATAGAAGTAACGACAACGATCAAAACTGACCTTCGAAAACGATCCCATGTAGCGAAGACCCAATTTACGAGTTAATTGATCCCCCAAGGTCCAGATATTGTATCCCATCCACACCACACGGCGCTTGGACTTTAAATAGTCCTCGATAAGTCTTTTAGGAACTTGATTGTCGAATTCGGAATTTACAATGAAACTTGCCTGACAGCGTTCCAGCTCCCCACTGGAATAGGTGCTCATCTCAATCATGACCTTTTGAAAGTCAGGGAACTGCTCAAATATTTTCGCAACACCCGCTATACTTCTGGAGCTGTCATAGACCACGGCAATGCATTTCTCCTCGGGCTTTTGCGAAATCTTTACCGCGACCAATATCGCAGTCGCAGACAGCAGAAAAAAGCCAAAGAAGAAAAGTGTCCTCATTTTATGTGCACCTCAACTGAATCCGGCGTTTCGACTCCAAAATGAGCAGGCATCTGATGATCCGTTTTAATCCATGCCGGTCGCTTACCGGTGCGCTGACTTTCACGATACTGACGGTGCGCTTTTAAACTGGCCAAAACATTCACTGCATTTGCCACAAGCCAACGCACCGGCACCATGGTCGCCTGGCTAAAGTCATTCACCCGATGCACAGCCAACATTCTTTGGATAATCCTTAAAATCATGGCCGCCGCGTTGAATGCCAACAAAAAGGCGAAGGCCTCTGTGCGCAGAATGGCCGGAATTTCAAATCCAGAAATCGCAATTCCAATCATACCAAGAAGAACGACCAAAGATAGTACAGTCAGAATACTGCACGCCGGCCCCTTGCGATCACGAAGCAGGAAGTAGCGATCCACCCAGCCCCCGTGCCATTGAATATTCGCCAACCCCTGATAGGCAATCCCCAAAGTCCAGCGGGATTTCTGTCTGACACTGGCAGAGAATCGATTTGGGAAGTATTCACGAGTCGCGATAAACTCCCGCTCCCCGTTTTCATGAACAATCTCGACACAGGCAAAATGAGATCTAAAACCCAAGGGTTTGGCGATAATCCCCAGGTGATAGTCTTCGGTCAGGGTGTCCTCTTTCATGAGTTGACCCTCTTGCTGAGTCATCATGGTCTTAACGAACTCCCTGGAGATACAAGTTCCTACCCCTGCCGACGGGATTGCAGCCCCCATCGCCTGGCGCACCAGAAGATCTTTGGTATGCGACTCGCTGAATTCATCGATGTACACTCCCCCAACCAGCGAGGTCTTGGGAACATCGAATGAAAATACAGGAATTTGAATAAAGTCAGCCTGATTGCTGTAATAGTTTAACAGAGTAAAGGCATGAGGATGCACGACGTCCTCTGAATCCTGCAACAGCAACAAATCCATGCTTTTGCCCGTGGACTGTTCGGATTCAATAATTTTTTTGGCAATTTCGTTCAACATCTGTCCCTTGCTGGTGGGACCTGGTTGCGAGTTGACGACGACGACGACTTTCTCGGGATACATTTTCTCGAGGCGCGCGGCCTCTTGCCAGGTTTCCGTGTCGTTGGGATAAACACCCAGGAAGAATGTGTAGTTTTCATAGTCAATGCCGCGCACGTTTCCGCGAATCATCGGGCCGATCACATCGGACTCTTTCCAGTTTGCGATCATGATGGCGATGTGTTTTTGCGGAATTCCTTTCATACGACGCAGAGATTTCAGCGGCAAACGCAAGGGTCTTAAGCGCTTCACCAACGCCACTGAATCAATGAACAGATCATCCAAAATAAACAGGGTGGTTGCAACCACGACCATGACTGTGAGGCCTGAAAATATATCATCAAATCCAAACCACATTAGAACTGCCCTCCCACTGCGAGCAATCCTTCAAGTTCACCGTTGGTCGTGTGTTTTTGAAATGGATGATATAGCAAAGCACTGACACTCCAGGATTTTTCAGCCAAGGTCACACGCCCACCAGCACGCCACTCGGTGATCGTGGGACCGAGGTCAACGCTGTTACTGACTCTTTGATAAATCTCTCCGTAAGCGTCCATGGAAACGGTGCCACCCGCAAACCAACGATAGCCCTGCTTAAGCCACACGAGGGACACGGGTGTGAGATCGATGCGCGGCACGTAGGCGGATTCAAGGTAGCCTTCTGAAAAGTTTTGCGTAAGGCCCCACATCTGCAAATGACCTGCGCTGAAAATCATACGCGGATCCCAAGTGCTGACGGGATCCTGACCATCCATCGACATAAGCGTGCGGTAGCCCACCTGCCCTTGCAGCTTCACTCCCGGATAGAACTGAAATTGCAGGCCCACGTTCGGGTTCACCGTATTGTCATAATACTTTGAGAGAGCGCCTGGTGACTGATACTGGATGTTTGCACCCATGTAGGCTGATAAACCAACAACACCAATTTCGGTGATTGGCTGATAGTAGCGAAGGCGAGAATCGGTCACGAAGTCGTATTCGAAGTAGTAGCTGCTTTCAGAATAGAAATCGAAGAAGCCTTTTTTTAGGAACGCATCAGCTTCCTCGGAGATTGTCGTCGTGGATCGATTAAGAACGTCGGGCGCGGAGGCATCCACGTTTCCGCCTTGAGATTGCGCGAACGCCGATGCACCGCCGAGAAGTGAGGATATCAAAGTACCCAGAAGAAGAGCTGATTTCATTCTTAATTGCTTCATAAAACTCCTGTCCATCCCGACAAAAAATGACGTTAATGGATGGAAAAACCAAAGAGGAGTTACAGGAATGAAAGTTCCGAATCCTTGTCGGAAAACAGATTTCCTTGATGATGGCTGGGTGCATCGAAACGGTGCGTATATCAATTCACAAAAGTCAGGAGTAGTCTTTGGGAATGAGTGAAAGAATAGATATCGAATCAAACGTCATGGATGATCGCCGCACGACTGGCTATCTGGAAATTAATAAATTTAATCCGGCTGAGAAAACCAGAACGGCATTGAAGAAGCTTGCCCTATGGTGGGGACTGTCTTTGCTGTCGGTGCTGATTCCGGTATTTCACTTTGTACTGGTGCCGCTGTTTTTCTTTTTGGGGTTTTTCTTTGCTCGCAAAGGCTACAAATCAGAAGGCCAGGTTTTAAGCGGCCAAACCACATGCCCTCACTGTGGCACTGAAATCAAAGTCGCCAAAGCTGATTTGAATTGGCCCATGACGGAAATCTGCCAAAGTTGCGCCCGTGTGGTGCGAATGGAAAAGAAAGACGTTGTTTAGGTTGGCGATTCTTTGTTCTGAATGTTCGCCTCTTGCTGGTACTTGAACTTGTTGTGGGCTGCACACAGGGCTTGCAGATTAGTGAGAGCATGCCCGCCCCCAGCCCATTGTGCCTGCCGGTGATCGACTTCAAGCCCGTAGGTGCTGCCGCACTTTTTTCCGGTTTGTTTGTCTATGTATTGGCAACTTTGATCGCGGGCGAGAATCAGGGAACGCAGTCTGGGAGTTATCGTTTTTGAGGTTCCGATGCTGGAAGCGGAAACTGTTGCTGAAGTGTCAGAGGATTCCACCGGATTGTGACTGTGATCACGTTCATTAGATCTAACCACAGCCAACTTCATTTTTCCGACAATATAGCTACGTGATAAGATTTCAAAAAATGAAGACAAGGAATGATCCTTGTTATTGTCTTGAAGCAGATGGGCGGCTTTGTCTTTCGCCTGCATAACGGTTTCGTGCTGGTTGCGAGAGAATGTCAATGAAACATGAACAGACTCGTCTCTTTGCATGCGGACTTGCTCTGGTTTTTTGAGTTTGATTTGCAAACCCTCTGCAATCTCCCTCTGAGTTTCCAGCGTACTTTTTCCACTAATTTTTTCGATGATCTCAGATTTTTGCTGCGTGGATATTTCTATACCCTCTTTGCCTTTTTCTTTAACGGCACGAGCCAGCTCGGAAAGCTGAGACAGATTGACGGAACCTTCGTGAATTTTTCGGGCTACAGATGGAATTTCCCCAAGGACTCGGGCCGCTTCCAAACGTCGCATTGCCGCTGATCCAGAATACCGGAGTTCTTTGGTTAAGTATTCGTACATTGTCGGATAGCCACGCTGAAGAAAAATGCGTCGGATTTCAACTTCTTTGATATGCGCCAAAACCAAATGCAACAGCTCTCGCTCTTTTTGGGAAAGGTATTTTAGCCGGGATTCGACCTCGACGTCGCTTAGAGTATGGATATTCACGATTCCTCCGATCATTAGGTTCGGAGTTGCTACAGACATGCCAAGACAAATTGGATTCTCAAAGAGTGGTGACGTCGGACATCTTACTTTTCAAAAAACTAGGGGCTCTACTTATTTACGGCACGGCCATCCGGGCCTCACTGCGCTTTTCTACCGCATCGTGCGGGCGCAGAGGCCGTACATAAGTAGAGCCCCTAGCTTTTTCAAAAGAAGAGAATTGGCGTTACCACTCTGCGGAACCCAGCTTTTTTTTACATTACATAACTCAATGCAGAACCGATGTCGGTTCCGCATTGCGCCAGAGAGAGAGTTTGTGTGTGAAAGATAGAAAGAAAGAATAAAGAAGAGAGAAGTTTACATATGAAAGAGAGACCCAAAAAAAAAAGCAATCTCCAAACGCAAAATCAAAGACAACCAAACGAAGCCACAAAAACCAGGAGCGGTCAAAAAGGTCTGAGTGCAAGGCGGAGGGTAATCCCCGCAGCGCAGGCGTGCTCAATGCACGTCGGAGCGAGGAGATAACCCGACAACGCAGCAATCAGGCCTTTTTCACCGCTCCGAGTAGGGTTAGCCGAAGCGGCCTGTGATATAATTTTCCGTTTTCTGATCTTTGGGATTTGTGAAGACCTGATCACTCCCCCCAAACTCAATCAAATCACCCAAATACATAAAGGCCGTATAATCAGAAACACGGGCCGCCTGATGCAGACTGTGAGTAACGATTGCGATGGTCACGTCTTTACGAAGTTCCTGAATCAGTTCTTCGATATGACGAGTGGAGATCGGATCCAAAGCAGATGTAGGTTCGTCCAATAGCAAAATCTCAGGTTCAGTAGCCAATGCACGCGCAATGCACAGACGCTGCTGCTGACCACCGGACAAAGCCGTGGCCGAGGAGTTCAAGCGGTCTTTCACCTCAGTCCACAATCCGGCTTGCTGCAGGGATTTTTCCACGCGCTCTTCCATGAAAGCTTTCTTTTTCACACCACGGACTTTTAAGCCGTACGCGACGTTTTCGTAAATGCTTTTTGGAAATGGATTTGGCTTTTGGAAAACCATCCCGATACGCATGCGCACTTCCATCGGATCGATTTCTTTACCCAGAATATTGATGCCGTCTGGATGCAAAGTGATTTCACCCTGATAATGGGCATTGGCATAAAGATCGTGCATGCGATTGAAACAACGAAGAAGAGTGGTTTTACCGCAACCAGAGGGTCCGATCAAAGCCGTCACACGATTTTCGTAAATTGGCAGAGTAATGCCGTTCAAAACTTTCTTTTCACCATAGGAGAACATCAAGTTTTTAACGTCTGCTCTTAATACTAGTTCGTTGTTCATAAAGTATCCTATCTTACTAAATAATTTTTCAAAATTCGGTTTGGACTTCACCAAACCAACCAGTCACCTATGACTTACTCACTCGGAATCCGGAGAAAGTAAGTCCGTACCTCAACAACCTTTTACCACTTCATCTTTTTGCGGAAGCGGCTGCGGAGCCAGATGGCGCCGCCGTTCATTACTAAGGTCATTACTAACAATACAATCCCCGTCGCGGCTGCATTTACGTGGAATTCAGCTTGTGGGCGGGACAACCAGTTGAACATCTGAATTGGCATCACCGTGAATGGGTCCATCAGCCATTTGAAATTCAAATAAGGCAGATGAGTGTCAATCGGTGACGTCGGCAAGAATGCAATGAACGTCAAAGCACCAATCGTAATCAATGGAGCCGTCTCTCCGATCGCGCGCGATAAAGAGATGATTACACCCGTTAGAATACCGCCGGAAGAGTATGGCAAAATATGATAGCGGATCGTTTGCCATTTGCTGGCACCCATCGCGTAACTGGCTTCACGGATGATATTGGGAATAGAGCGAATGGCTTCACGTGTGGTTACGATGATGATGGGCAAAACCAATAATCCCAATGTCAGACCAGCAGTCAGGATACTTTGGCCCAGTTTCAGTTTATAAACGAACAAGCCAAGCGCCATCAATCCATAGGTGATCGACGGAATGCCGGCAAGATTTACGATATTGAGCTCAATCAAACTGGAAACCCAGTTTTTCTTGGCATACTCTTCCAAGTAGACACCCGCCGCCACTCCCAGTGGAATTGCACAGAAGGCCGTGGTCAGCATGATACAAAATGACCCCACCCAAGCGGATAGAATCCCCGCCTTTTGCGGGAAGCGAGATGGGAAGTTCGTGAAGAAATCAAAATTAATTCGTGGCACGCCGGTTATGGCCAGATCCACGATCAAAGCCAGCAACGTCACCAGGGCAAACATCAATGCCATTAAGCCCGCAAGAGCAAAACAGAAGTCCCACATCTGGCGGCGTTTGATATTGGAAAGAAGGTCCTGTCTTGATTCCATCTATTCCTTCTCCTGAAACTTTTTACGTAGCCACAGGCCGAAAATATTAAAACACAAAGTCAAACACAGTAGGCTTAAACCTGCGACATAGATTGACTGATAGCCGATGGAGCCGTGAGGAAGGTCGCCCAAGCTCACTTGCACGATAAAGGCTGTGATGGTTGCCGAAGGCTCCAAGGGATTCAATGTCAGATTCGGCTGCATACCTGCGGCGATGGCCACGACCATGGTTTCACCGAGCGCACGGGAAATACCCAGAATATAGGCTGAAGTGATCCCGGAAAAAGCGGCAGGAATCACCACGCGGAAAGCTGTTTGAATGCGCGAGGCCCCCACTGCAAAGGAAGCTTCACGCAAGTGACTTGGCACCGAGCGCATGGCATCTTCGCTAAGGGAACTGATGTAAGGAATGATCATCACACCCATTACCAAGCCCGCTGACAAAACGTTAAAGCCACCCATGGATGGAAAAACTTTTTGCAACAGAGGTGTCACAAACAACAATGCAAAGTAACCGTAAACGACTGTCGGAACGGCCGCCAGCATTTCAAGGACGGGTTTTAAAATCTCTCGCACATTGGGGCGCACGTACTCGCTGAGGAAAGCTGCTGCCACCGTGCCCAGTGGAATCGCCACAAGCAAGGCAATGATCGTTGTTAGAAAGGTTCCGCACAACAAAGGCAAAATACCGTAGTGAGCATTCTCGAACAAAGGAGTCCACTCAGGGTCTGTGATAAACTGCCAAAAACTGACGTGTTCAAAGAACGGAATACTTTCCGTTACCAGAATTCCGACAATCCCCAGGGTCACAAACACCGAACTTGCTGCCGCTAAGAAAAGAATGCTTTCGATCAAAGCTTCCTTCAAACGTCGCATGCGGCGAACAGGGTGGTTCGCCGAGGTGAATTCAGATAATTTCTTTAGTTGTTTTTTACTCACGATGGCTGCTTCTTACTTTGCACTTTCGCGCTTCATCAGGTCTTCGACCTTTACGCCGATCTCGGTGTGACCACCGAAAACGGTGCCCACCTTTCTGGCTTTCACGTGATCTTGTCCGATTTTGTAGGCTGCAGCAGGTAGCGCCACATACTTCACTTCAGGAACGATGGTTGGACAGTTTTGCAAAAAGAAATTTGTGAATTCCAGAATTTCAGCCTTCGCCAACGACTTTTCATTTACATAAATGAACACTGGGCGGGACAACGGGAAATACTCCCCGCTTTCAACTGTCTTACGAGCTGGAATTATTGGTTCATTTTTTTTAGGCGATTTAGGGCCACCCACCACCGGCACAATGCGCAGCTTAGCGATGTTTTCTTCGGCATAAGCCAAAGGAATGTAACCAAGGGCATTCAGGTCATTTGCGACACCGGTCACTAGGGTGTTGTCATCCTCGCTTGCCGTGTAGTCACCACGTGACGATTTGGATTTCCCCATAATCGCTTCGGTGAA
This is a stretch of genomic DNA from Bdellovibrio sp. GT3. It encodes these proteins:
- a CDS encoding BrnT family toxin, with translation MVFEWDDTKNISNKKKHGISFENALLIFKSEFSIVYDELHSSPSEERFWAIGRIHAGLIIVVFTEVIDDVIRIISARKATPSEIEKYG
- a CDS encoding BrnA antitoxin family protein, with the protein product MKSAKVSKQPQKTAALNEVDVKVSISIRLDLDVLNWLKEEGENQGIPYQTLANSILKKASKDTSLEERLAKIEKALSLKHG
- the rfbG gene encoding CDP-glucose 4,6-dehydratase, with the protein product MNLDFWRDRRVFITGHTGFRGSHLALALKNAGALVFGYSLPPATNPNFFEVANIGQGMNSTFGDVRDAAALKAALEYSQADVVFHLAGGGGLRDSWDRVSDTYSSQVMGSINFLEALRETATVRAVVMMSSDKVYRPQAGADLKESDPLAGSSPAATAKACTDLVLESYLQSVFAPEKYNKHKIALASARMGAVIGGGDFANESLIWQLAQAAQGGLDLPLKNPDSIRPWMHVDDGVSALLTLAQALLEKGPQASGEWNFGVGADHQLPVGQAAQIFKAKYLGNPFQKFELTTKGSKHGLLNCEKAQAELQWQSQVSAEQALQKTAEWYKQYFG
- a CDS encoding glycosyltransferase, which codes for MWFGFDDIFSGLTVMVVVATTLFILDDLFIDSVALVKRLRPLRLPLKSLRRMKGIPQKHIAIMIANWKESDVIGPMIRGNVRGIDYENYTFFLGVYPNDTETWQEAARLEKMYPEKVVVVVNSQPGPTSKGQMLNEIAKKIIESEQSTGKSMDLLLLQDSEDVVHPHAFTLLNYYSNQADFIQIPVFSFDVPKTSLVGGVYIDEFSESHTKDLLVRQAMGAAIPSAGVGTCISREFVKTMMTQQEGQLMKEDTLTEDYHLGIIAKPLGFRSHFACVEIVHENGEREFIATREYFPNRFSASVRQKSRWTLGIAYQGLANIQWHGGWVDRYFLLRDRKGPACSILTVLSLVVLLGMIGIAISGFEIPAILRTEAFAFLLAFNAAAMILRIIQRMLAVHRVNDFSQATMVPVRWLVANAVNVLASLKAHRQYRESQRTGKRPAWIKTDHQMPAHFGVETPDSVEVHIK
- a CDS encoding HNH endonuclease produces the protein MNIHTLSDVEVESRLKYLSQKERELLHLVLAHIKEVEIRRIFLQRGYPTMYEYLTKELRYSGSAAMRRLEAARVLGEIPSVARKIHEGSVNLSQLSELARAVKEKGKEGIEISTQQKSEIIEKISGKSTLETQREIAEGLQIKLKKPEQVRMQRDESVHVSLTFSRNQHETVMQAKDKAAHLLQDNNKDHSLSSFFEILSRSYIVGKMKLAVVRSNERDHSHNPVESSDTSATVSASSIGTSKTITPRLRSLILARDQSCQYIDKQTGKKCGSTYGLEVDHRQAQWAGGGHALTNLQALCAAHNKFKYQQEANIQNKESPT
- the pstB gene encoding phosphate ABC transporter ATP-binding protein PstB, which translates into the protein MNNELVLRADVKNLMFSYGEKKVLNGITLPIYENRVTALIGPSGCGKTTLLRCFNRMHDLYANAHYQGEITLHPDGINILGKEIDPMEVRMRIGMVFQKPNPFPKSIYENVAYGLKVRGVKKKAFMEERVEKSLQQAGLWTEVKDRLNSSATALSGGQQQRLCIARALATEPEILLLDEPTSALDPISTRHIEELIQELRKDVTIAIVTHSLHQAARVSDYTAFMYLGDLIEFGGSDQVFTNPKDQKTENYITGRFG
- the pstA gene encoding phosphate ABC transporter permease PstA — protein: MESRQDLLSNIKRRQMWDFCFALAGLMALMFALVTLLALIVDLAITGVPRINFDFFTNFPSRFPQKAGILSAWVGSFCIMLTTAFCAIPLGVAAGVYLEEYAKKNWVSSLIELNIVNLAGIPSITYGLMALGLFVYKLKLGQSILTAGLTLGLLVLPIIIVTTREAIRSIPNIIREASYAMGASKWQTIRYHILPYSSGGILTGVIISLSRAIGETAPLITIGALTFIAFLPTSPIDTHLPYLNFKWLMDPFTVMPIQMFNWLSRPQAEFHVNAAATGIVLLVMTLVMNGGAIWLRSRFRKKMKW
- the pstC gene encoding phosphate ABC transporter permease subunit PstC; the encoded protein is MRRLKEALIESILFLAAASSVFVTLGIVGILVTESIPFFEHVSFWQFITDPEWTPLFENAHYGILPLLCGTFLTTIIALLVAIPLGTVAAAFLSEYVRPNVREILKPVLEMLAAVPTVVYGYFALLFVTPLLQKVFPSMGGFNVLSAGLVMGVMIIPYISSLSEDAMRSVPSHLREASFAVGASRIQTAFRVVIPAAFSGITSAYILGISRALGETMVVAIAAGMQPNLTLNPLEPSATITAFIVQVSLGDLPHGSIGYQSIYVAGLSLLCLTLCFNIFGLWLRKKFQEKE